A single genomic interval of Stieleria maiorica harbors:
- a CDS encoding glycosyltransferase family 8 protein, producing the protein MDCPRTPSESFRFVYTINRDFISYALVSMLSVIRSQTRRCEFHIVHDGDIHDADQSHIGNLIQANGAVVAFHRVGESFPRQFAQHSDWDVSVLYRLALPQILPAEIGRVVYLDGDTLVRGPLDELFNQDLGDSGLAAVPEAHPAVERLGLPPESAYLNSGVLAIDLAVWRSKRTSQAMLDKVMQDPDRWVYPDQDILAVQFAGGWTRLAPEYNVTHRFFSGPDALPLPTPDPHVIHFSGQGSKPWQTWRPHPFADEFWQLAEAVRDAGFDLPKRPQKKRRWYQRGPVAAYRNRRRRIRQQRRDKAAAERQMRRAMLQARDREMVLQFAGEMTVRRGPFAGLRYPEAYSHGSTLAAKLLGTYEAELQPVLNRLLAKDYPVIIDVGGAEGYYAIGCAMRWPDARVLAYELQREARAAIAEMAAANGVEDRLVVQAECMFGDLYGRRGLVICDIEGGEAELLVDERAAEAFADSDFLIETHDLFRPGICERLHEQFAATHDVTVIDAILDDERPRHWSLPELANLSIPRQAQVLGERRAGPMQWLLCESKHPFPHRPTTAKHAA; encoded by the coding sequence ATGGATTGCCCGCGGACACCCAGCGAATCGTTCCGGTTCGTCTACACGATCAACCGAGACTTCATCTCCTATGCGCTGGTCAGCATGCTTTCGGTGATCCGGTCCCAGACCCGGCGCTGTGAATTCCACATCGTCCACGACGGTGACATTCACGACGCCGATCAATCCCATATCGGCAACCTGATCCAGGCCAACGGCGCCGTGGTCGCCTTCCACCGTGTCGGCGAATCGTTCCCCCGCCAGTTCGCCCAGCATTCCGACTGGGACGTCTCGGTCTTGTACCGACTGGCCCTGCCGCAAATTCTGCCGGCAGAGATCGGCCGCGTCGTCTACCTGGATGGCGACACACTGGTCCGCGGGCCGTTGGACGAACTGTTCAACCAGGATCTGGGTGATTCCGGCTTGGCGGCGGTTCCCGAAGCCCATCCGGCGGTCGAACGACTCGGGTTGCCGCCCGAATCGGCGTACCTGAACAGCGGTGTGCTCGCGATCGACTTGGCCGTTTGGCGCTCGAAGCGGACCAGCCAGGCGATGTTGGACAAGGTGATGCAGGATCCCGATCGATGGGTCTACCCCGATCAAGACATCTTGGCGGTGCAGTTCGCCGGGGGGTGGACGCGTCTTGCGCCAGAGTACAACGTGACGCATCGTTTCTTTTCGGGTCCCGATGCGTTGCCTTTGCCGACGCCCGATCCACACGTCATCCACTTCAGCGGTCAGGGTTCGAAGCCCTGGCAAACCTGGCGACCGCATCCGTTCGCTGATGAATTCTGGCAGCTGGCCGAGGCGGTTCGCGATGCCGGATTTGATCTACCGAAGCGTCCGCAAAAGAAACGTCGCTGGTACCAGCGTGGCCCCGTCGCCGCGTACCGAAACCGCCGCCGTCGGATCCGTCAGCAGCGGCGTGACAAGGCCGCAGCCGAACGTCAGATGCGGCGGGCAATGTTACAGGCCCGTGATCGTGAAATGGTGTTGCAGTTTGCTGGCGAGATGACGGTCCGGCGCGGCCCCTTTGCCGGGCTGCGCTACCCCGAAGCCTACTCGCACGGCAGCACGCTGGCGGCGAAGTTGTTGGGCACGTACGAAGCCGAACTGCAACCGGTATTGAATCGTTTGCTTGCCAAAGACTATCCGGTGATCATCGACGTCGGCGGCGCGGAAGGTTACTACGCGATCGGCTGCGCGATGCGTTGGCCGGATGCCCGGGTGTTGGCGTACGAGCTGCAACGCGAAGCCCGGGCGGCGATCGCCGAGATGGCGGCGGCTAACGGCGTGGAAGACCGCTTGGTCGTTCAAGCTGAATGCATGTTCGGCGACCTTTACGGAAGACGCGGTTTGGTGATCTGTGACATCGAAGGCGGCGAGGCGGAGTTGTTGGTCGACGAGCGCGCCGCTGAAGCCTTCGCCGACAGTGACTTCCTGATCGAGACGCACGACCTGTTTCGCCCCGGGATCTGTGAGCGGCTGCACGAGCAATTCGCCGCCACGCACGACGTCACCGTGATCGACGCGATCCTGGACGACGAGCGGCCGCGGCACTGGTCGCTCCCCGAACTCGCCAATCTGAGCATCCCCCGCCAAGCCCAGGTGCTCGGCGAGCGCCGCGCCGGCCCGATGCAATGGCTGCTCTGCGAGTCCAAACACCCTTTCCCCCACCGCCCCACCACCGCCAAACACGCGGCGTAA
- a CDS encoding serine/threonine-protein kinase — MDCPTEESLRMLLSGGYSVHEDLGGGLLDHVGQCESCQRRLESLADVDVSDVDRLETLLGDQHLAWPTIGVDEERRIDAASQTEQLRSNRSPTDPSNDPTLAQTHDMRLAHDIRLGSKAVTAGNGSDRRASAGAFGDYELLRQIGAGGMGVVYKARQKSANRIVAVKLIRPDQLSMLTPERAETWKKRFRAEAQAAARLDHDHVVTIYEVGEVDGTLFYSMQFIDGSSLSSVVQDNPIENRRVAALMAKVAGAVDHAHQSGILHRDLKPQNILLRESRVSSFSSAATLSSHSVPQRDAAGGDSSDRRSVERNAEFSERPYVADFGLAKATDEGIAGSTHTGEVMGSPSFMSPEQAQDASRCTQASDIYSLGATLYFCLTGRPPFRSASAIETLRQVIDEEPVEPRELNRAIDADLQTITLKALFKEPAKRYASAADLADDLNRYLRGEPILARPVSRVERSIRWCRRNPMVATLASGIAMLLIVIATISLLSSIRLRQHVQRESEARKEAEEFFSVSLNVIHEMVTSYASDSLEHVPQMQTARRELLHRALSLYERLSQSRPSNPQLWNQYARTRYRIALLHSLLGETHEAQLAFRDAIAVLDSLIEASPDDMDLQVQWARSHAMLGETLRITNPETARVHFQRGLSLQTKFHRQFPENTDYKLECSRTLNNLGLLLTQTGEFSVAEDDFNSAIELLRELADDTSLPITDRSRFLADLARSQINLGVLLRKFPGRVDGAHQSYELAIKNLEQALALEPDNRDHQFRLAVAEVDLGNLLLTGIEGGKESALGFATDATQRLTKLFDEFPGIPIYLYESANAGNSVAGALAMLGRRQESMTEFQNAVGRLELMTDKFPEFAETEARFHSLRGRLLGGIGYLHSQNGDWDTAKQYVDQAIVNQRAALRRQPLNPEIQDFLDQHLAFEKSVSERLDD; from the coding sequence ATGGACTGCCCCACCGAAGAATCGCTGCGGATGCTATTGAGCGGCGGCTACTCGGTCCATGAAGACCTGGGCGGCGGACTGCTGGACCACGTGGGCCAATGCGAGTCCTGTCAGCGGCGACTAGAAAGCTTGGCCGACGTGGACGTGTCAGACGTCGACCGCCTGGAAACCCTGTTGGGCGATCAGCACCTCGCATGGCCGACCATCGGTGTCGACGAAGAGCGACGTATCGACGCGGCGTCCCAAACAGAACAACTCCGATCGAATCGCTCCCCAACGGATCCCAGCAACGATCCGACCTTGGCGCAGACCCATGACATGCGGTTGGCCCATGACATTCGGTTGGGGTCGAAAGCGGTCACCGCTGGAAACGGTAGCGACCGACGCGCGTCCGCTGGAGCGTTCGGCGACTATGAATTGTTGCGACAGATCGGTGCCGGCGGCATGGGTGTGGTCTATAAGGCACGTCAAAAAAGTGCCAACCGCATCGTGGCGGTGAAGCTGATCCGCCCCGATCAACTTTCCATGTTAACGCCGGAACGTGCAGAAACGTGGAAAAAACGTTTTCGCGCCGAAGCCCAAGCGGCGGCTCGGCTTGATCATGACCATGTCGTGACGATCTATGAGGTCGGCGAGGTCGACGGCACGCTGTTCTATTCGATGCAATTCATCGATGGCTCCAGCCTGTCATCGGTGGTGCAGGACAACCCGATCGAGAACCGGCGCGTGGCTGCGTTGATGGCGAAAGTCGCCGGTGCAGTCGATCATGCGCACCAGAGCGGCATCTTGCACCGCGACCTCAAGCCACAAAACATTTTGCTGCGCGAAAGCCGGGTCTCGTCATTTTCGTCCGCGGCCACGCTCTCGTCCCATTCTGTACCCCAACGTGATGCCGCTGGTGGCGATTCATCTGACCGTCGAAGCGTAGAACGGAACGCTGAGTTCTCTGAACGGCCCTACGTGGCGGACTTTGGGTTGGCCAAAGCGACCGACGAGGGCATCGCCGGCAGCACCCACACGGGCGAGGTGATGGGGTCACCTTCATTCATGTCGCCCGAACAAGCCCAGGATGCCTCGCGTTGCACCCAAGCCAGCGACATCTACAGCTTGGGCGCGACGCTCTATTTCTGCCTGACCGGTCGGCCGCCCTTTCGATCCGCCTCCGCAATCGAAACGTTGCGTCAGGTCATCGACGAAGAGCCGGTCGAACCACGTGAATTGAACCGGGCGATCGATGCGGACTTGCAAACCATCACGCTGAAGGCACTCTTCAAAGAGCCTGCCAAACGCTACGCGTCCGCCGCCGACTTGGCCGATGATTTGAACCGCTACCTGCGCGGTGAACCGATCCTGGCCCGCCCGGTCAGCCGCGTGGAACGATCGATTCGTTGGTGTCGCCGAAATCCGATGGTTGCGACGCTGGCTAGCGGCATCGCGATGTTGCTGATCGTGATCGCGACGATTTCGCTGCTCTCGTCGATTCGGCTGCGCCAACATGTCCAACGGGAAAGCGAAGCTCGAAAAGAAGCCGAAGAGTTCTTTTCGGTTTCGTTGAACGTGATTCACGAGATGGTTACCAGCTATGCCAGCGATTCGCTGGAGCATGTACCGCAAATGCAAACGGCGCGGCGTGAATTGCTCCATCGTGCCTTGTCGCTCTATGAACGCTTGTCGCAGTCGCGGCCCAGCAATCCACAATTGTGGAACCAGTACGCTCGGACACGCTATCGGATCGCACTGCTGCACAGTCTGCTGGGCGAAACTCACGAAGCCCAACTCGCGTTTCGCGACGCGATCGCGGTGCTCGATTCACTGATCGAAGCATCACCTGATGACATGGACCTACAGGTCCAGTGGGCGCGGTCGCACGCGATGCTCGGAGAAACACTTCGCATCACCAATCCCGAGACCGCTCGCGTGCATTTCCAGCGTGGGCTCTCGCTGCAAACGAAGTTTCATCGGCAGTTCCCGGAAAACACCGATTACAAACTCGAGTGCAGTCGAACGCTGAACAACCTGGGACTGCTGCTGACCCAGACGGGTGAGTTTTCTGTCGCGGAAGACGACTTCAATAGCGCGATCGAGTTACTCCGAGAGCTGGCCGACGATACGTCGCTTCCGATAACGGACCGTTCGCGATTCCTGGCGGACCTTGCCCGGTCCCAAATCAACTTGGGCGTGCTGTTGCGAAAGTTCCCCGGCCGAGTCGACGGAGCACATCAGTCGTACGAGTTGGCGATCAAAAACCTTGAACAAGCGCTGGCGTTGGAGCCCGACAACCGTGATCACCAATTTCGCTTGGCGGTGGCCGAAGTCGACTTGGGAAATTTGCTGCTGACGGGAATCGAGGGTGGGAAAGAATCGGCACTCGGGTTTGCCACCGATGCGACGCAGCGGTTAACGAAACTGTTCGATGAGTTTCCCGGGATTCCGATCTACCTGTATGAATCAGCCAACGCCGGCAATAGCGTCGCCGGTGCGCTCGCGATGCTCGGTCGCCGGCAAGAGTCGATGACCGAGTTTCAAAACGCCGTCGGCCGGCTGGAACTGATGACGGACAAGTTTCCCGAATTCGCGGAGACCGAAGCCCGTTTCCACAGTTTACGCGGACGCCTGTTGGGCGGCATCGGGTACCTGCATTCACAAAACGGTGACTGGGACACCGCCAAACAGTATGTCGATCAAGCCATCGTGAACCAGCGCGCCGCGCTCCGTCGGCAACCGCTCAATCCCGAGATCCAAGACTTCCTGGACCAACACCTCGCCTTTGAAAAGTCCGTCTCGGAAAGATTGGACGATTGA